The following is a genomic window from Geoalkalibacter halelectricus.
ATAAATTAGAGTCATACAAAGCATTATTTCACTTATTTGTATGGGTATTTTGGCCGCCTGCCGTATTTAATAATTTTAACCACAACATCTGCCGGCCAACCCTTGCCTTTTTTTGCCCCAGGTTGTATATTTGAGTCCACTCCGAAAACATGTTTTCGGGAATTCGTGAAATTATTACCTTTTTTAATCATCTGGCTGTCTGCCAATAAGATTAATTCGTGTCATTTGGTGCATACATATTCCGGTGAAAGTGAACAGTGTGTTCCGGTGAAAGTGAACAGTTTTTTATTTTGCGATTTCACGGATTAAAAATAAATAAAAAATTCAGTTTAAGGTTTTATTTTTTAGCTTTAGATTTTCTAAGAGATTCTCCCTTTAGGTCTATGCGGTGTGCTGTATGGATTAGCCTGTCAAGTATTGCATCTGCGATTGTGTGATCTTCAATAAGTTCATACCATTTACTGATAGGGATTTGTGATGTGATGATGGTTGATTTAGCAGAATGCCTTTCCTCTATAATATCGAGTAAGATTAGTTGGTTTTGATTATCTATGGGTTGTAGTCCAAAGTCATCAATGATTACCAAGTCTTGATTTTCAATAACTTTTAGTTCTTTCATGTAGGATCCATCAGCTTTGGACATGCTGAGTTTAGAAAATATCTTGGAAAGATTTAAATACATTACCTTGTATCCTTTCAGGCAGGCTTGGTAACCAAAGGCACTCGCCAGATAACTTTTTCCTGTTCCGGTGGCTCCGGTAATAATAATGTTTTGTCCTTGCTCAATAAAGCTGCAATCAGCCAGTCGTAGCATGGTGTTTTTATCCAGATTACGTTGAGGGGCATAATTGATGTCTTCGATAGATGCACTATAGCGAAAGCGGGCTTGCCTGATGAGCCTGTCGGTTTTTCGATTTAGACGCTCAGTCCACTCTGATTCAATCAAAGAACCAATAAGTTGATCGGCAGTAATGTCGTTATGTGCGCCTGTTTGCAGAGCCGTTTCAAAACAGCTAAGCATGCCATAGAG
Proteins encoded in this region:
- the istB gene encoding IS21-like element helper ATPase IstB, coding for MNNNQTLEKMKEMRLYGMLSCFETALQTGAHNDITADQLIGSLIESEWTERLNRKTDRLIRQARFRYSASIEDINYAPQRNLDKNTMLRLADCSFIEQGQNIIITGATGTGKSYLASAFGYQACLKGYKVMYLNLSKIFSKLSMSKADGSYMKELKVIENQDLVIIDDFGLQPIDNQNQLILLDIIEERHSAKSTIITSQIPISKWYELIEDHTIADAILDRLIHTAHRIDLKGESLRKSKAKK